From one Caldithrix abyssi DSM 13497 genomic stretch:
- a CDS encoding L-threonylcarbamoyladenylate synthase: protein MAVEIQHVYLDHPQKRLIKRAAEILSQGGIVVYPTDTIYGLGIDLFNKKAIERVLRIKKESKHKMLSFILPDLKNIAEWALVPDYAYKIMRRVVPGPYTFILKATKKVPKLLLSNQKTVGIRIPDSIVAQALVQELGRPILSTSVPQGSDGFYTDPLEIARCYQHEIDLILDAGVMVNKPSTIVDFSGPEPEILREGSGDIEALYY, encoded by the coding sequence ATGGCAGTAGAAATTCAACATGTCTATCTGGATCATCCGCAAAAAAGGCTGATCAAGCGAGCCGCGGAAATTTTAAGTCAGGGAGGGATCGTCGTTTATCCCACCGATACCATTTACGGACTGGGAATCGATCTGTTTAATAAAAAAGCCATAGAGCGCGTGTTGCGCATTAAAAAAGAATCCAAACACAAAATGCTCAGTTTCATTCTGCCCGATTTAAAAAATATTGCCGAGTGGGCGCTGGTTCCGGATTACGCTTATAAAATCATGCGGCGCGTTGTGCCAGGGCCTTACACATTCATTCTTAAAGCCACCAAAAAAGTGCCCAAATTACTGCTTAGCAATCAAAAAACGGTGGGCATTCGCATCCCCGATTCTATTGTAGCGCAGGCCCTGGTGCAGGAACTGGGGCGCCCCATTCTAAGCACCAGCGTCCCGCAGGGCTCAGACGGCTTTTACACCGATCCGCTGGAAATTGCCAGGTGTTACCAGCATGAAATCGACCTTATTCTGGACGCCGGCGTGATGGTTAACAAACCTTCAACCATTGTGGATTTTTCCGGGCCTGAGCCGGAAATTCTGCGCGAAGGCTCGGGGGATATCGAAGCGCTTTATTATTGA
- a CDS encoding DMT family transporter: protein MTRLKADLGLLSVTVFWGTTFIVSKLLLSEMSLAVYMFYRMAVAALAMTLIALKFKKAWNKQVLRHGLILGVLLYASYFFQMWGITQTSASNAGFITGLSVVLVPVLGFLFYKEETPLQVWGSVILAVTGLLLLSGANPFKWSVGDLKVLICAIIFAFHIIYTGRFSRVNNVYLLTAVQLVAIAAFSFLAFLPEVQTLSTISLKNVILLIYLALFGTVFTFLMQTSMQRFTTVARTAIIFSMEPVFAALFAFLIAGEKLTAEGWLGGLFIVLAMVNAEFPYQSLRRQKQKS, encoded by the coding sequence ATGACACGATTGAAAGCAGACCTGGGGTTGTTGTCGGTGACGGTTTTCTGGGGGACAACCTTCATTGTTTCCAAATTGCTGTTAAGTGAAATGTCGCTTGCGGTTTACATGTTTTACCGTATGGCAGTTGCCGCGCTGGCCATGACCTTAATCGCTTTGAAATTTAAAAAAGCGTGGAACAAACAGGTTCTGCGACACGGTCTGATTCTTGGTGTTTTGCTTTACGCCTCTTATTTTTTTCAGATGTGGGGGATTACGCAAACCAGCGCATCGAATGCCGGCTTCATCACGGGGCTTTCTGTTGTGCTGGTGCCCGTTCTGGGTTTTTTGTTTTATAAAGAGGAAACGCCTCTGCAGGTGTGGGGCAGCGTCATTCTGGCCGTAACGGGTCTGCTGCTGCTTTCCGGCGCCAATCCTTTTAAATGGAGCGTGGGCGATCTTAAAGTTTTGATTTGCGCCATTATTTTTGCCTTTCACATCATTTACACCGGCAGGTTTTCACGCGTGAACAATGTTTATCTGTTAACGGCCGTGCAACTGGTGGCGATCGCCGCCTTCTCCTTTTTAGCCTTTCTGCCGGAAGTGCAAACGCTTTCGACAATATCGTTGAAAAATGTGATTTTACTGATCTACCTTGCGCTGTTCGGAACGGTGTTTACCTTTTTAATGCAGACCTCCATGCAAAGGTTTACCACGGTGGCGCGTACGGCCATTATTTTTTCCATGGAACCTGTCTTTGCCGCTCTTTTTGCCTTTTTAATCGCCGGAGAAAAACTGACCGCAGAAGGATGGCTGGGCGGCCTGTTCATTGTTCTGGCCATGGTCAATGCCGAATTTCCGTATCAGAGTTTGCGCCGTCAAAAACAAAAATCGTAA
- a CDS encoding MBL fold metallo-hydrolase: MKEILKGLALINLDQPVEGFRDFISCWLLQKNGLNILIDPGPASTILHLTSALNKAGVEKIDLILLTHIHIDHAGGTGLLLKKFPEARVVCHPKAIKHLINPEKLWAGSLQVLGSLAEVYGPVAPVPQANLGFAHLIEQNGLTIEAVETPGHASHHLVYKIDDLLFLGEVAGVNVPLQGSSYLRIATPPVFKYEIYRASLQKAAQLKAQHFCFGHYGHRTDGEQIFTQALNQLELWLSVIQKNIEKGVLEEDVILEQLLQKDAQLQSFHLLPADIQTRERYFCKNSIKGMMGYLLEEDD, encoded by the coding sequence ATGAAAGAGATTTTAAAAGGACTTGCCTTAATCAATCTGGATCAGCCGGTGGAAGGATTCCGAGATTTTATCAGCTGCTGGTTGTTGCAAAAGAACGGTTTAAACATTCTGATCGATCCGGGACCGGCTTCGACCATTTTGCATTTAACTTCGGCGCTAAACAAGGCCGGCGTTGAAAAGATCGATTTGATTTTATTGACGCACATTCACATCGACCATGCGGGCGGCACAGGGCTTTTATTAAAGAAATTTCCCGAAGCCAGGGTCGTTTGTCATCCCAAAGCCATAAAGCATCTGATCAATCCTGAAAAACTGTGGGCCGGCTCGTTGCAGGTGCTGGGCAGCCTGGCCGAGGTGTACGGCCCGGTTGCGCCTGTTCCCCAGGCAAATCTGGGCTTTGCGCATTTGATTGAACAAAACGGCCTGACCATCGAAGCGGTGGAAACGCCCGGGCACGCTTCGCACCATCTGGTGTACAAAATCGACGATTTGCTCTTTTTAGGCGAAGTTGCCGGCGTCAATGTTCCCCTGCAAGGTAGTTCGTATTTGCGCATTGCCACGCCGCCGGTTTTTAAATATGAGATTTATCGCGCTTCACTGCAAAAAGCGGCTCAATTAAAGGCCCAGCACTTTTGCTTTGGACATTATGGCCATCGAACCGACGGCGAACAAATTTTTACGCAGGCCTTAAATCAATTGGAATTGTGGTTATCTGTAATTCAAAAAAATATTGAAAAAGGCGTTTTAGAAGAGGACGTTATTCTTGAACAATTGCTTCAGAAGGATGCGCAATTACAATCATTTCATTTGCTTCCTGCCGATATCCAGACTCGCGAGCGCTATTTTTGTAAAAACAGTATTAAGGGCATGATGGGCTACTTGCTGGAAGAGGATGATTAG
- a CDS encoding class I adenylate-forming enzyme family protein codes for MKRKLLKKGQTMAHTKFVHSFLEDSAQRYPDKDAFFVNNRWYTFAYIERHANQLARFLIDLGVRKGDRVAFYIENSVEYVITYYAILKIGAITVALNTEATAMNVDYILQDCDVQNLIVGQKFYKRLQSLIEKDYLTHFIVWNSGKLKNESSNPKIKSLPEACQSFPSELIHRRIIDLDVASIVYTSGSTGQPRGATLTHLNIVTNTRSIVDYLELTADDRIMVVLPFYYIYGKSLLNTHFFVGGSVVVDNRFMFPNVVLKTMQEQKVTGFSGVPSTFTILLHRSNVRKMQFDSLRYVTQAGGAMAPAVQKEVAQVFAPAKLFIMYGATEASARLSYLDPEELPRKWGSIGKGIPNVDLFIADANGNRLPPETQGEIVARGANIMLGYWNHPEETRKVLKHGLYYTGDLGVMDEEGFIYVVGRSKDMIKIGGNRASAKEIEDALYEHPQVADAAVIGVADDTLGEAPKAFVVLKDRESSNMEETLRNFLAKRLASYKIPKYFEFRENLPKNKSGKIQKLKLVEEEKQKQ; via the coding sequence ATGAAACGTAAGCTTCTAAAAAAAGGACAGACCATGGCACATACAAAGTTTGTACACTCGTTTCTCGAAGACAGCGCGCAACGCTATCCGGACAAAGACGCCTTTTTTGTTAACAATCGGTGGTACACCTTCGCTTACATCGAGCGCCATGCCAATCAGCTGGCCCGTTTCTTAATCGATCTTGGCGTACGAAAAGGCGATCGTGTTGCCTTTTACATTGAGAATTCGGTAGAATATGTGATTACCTATTACGCCATTCTTAAAATCGGAGCCATTACGGTGGCCTTAAATACCGAGGCCACGGCAATGAATGTCGATTATATTCTTCAGGATTGCGATGTGCAGAATTTAATTGTGGGACAAAAATTTTATAAACGTTTGCAGTCTTTAATCGAAAAAGATTATTTAACTCATTTTATTGTCTGGAATTCCGGTAAACTTAAAAATGAGAGTTCTAATCCCAAAATCAAATCTTTACCGGAAGCGTGTCAAAGTTTTCCTTCCGAACTTATTCACCGGCGAATCATCGACCTGGATGTGGCCTCTATTGTTTATACCTCGGGCAGTACGGGGCAACCGCGCGGCGCCACCTTAACGCATTTAAATATAGTTACCAATACGCGCTCCATTGTCGATTATCTTGAGTTGACGGCGGACGACCGAATTATGGTGGTTTTGCCTTTTTATTATATTTATGGTAAATCTTTACTTAACACGCACTTTTTTGTAGGCGGATCGGTAGTCGTTGACAATCGCTTTATGTTTCCTAATGTGGTTTTAAAGACCATGCAGGAACAAAAGGTAACCGGATTTTCCGGCGTGCCCTCCACGTTTACCATTTTACTGCACCGTTCCAATGTGCGCAAAATGCAGTTTGATTCATTGCGCTATGTTACCCAGGCCGGCGGCGCCATGGCCCCGGCGGTGCAAAAAGAGGTGGCGCAGGTCTTTGCGCCGGCTAAATTGTTTATAATGTATGGCGCAACCGAAGCGTCGGCGCGCCTGTCGTATCTGGACCCTGAAGAGTTACCCCGCAAATGGGGCTCGATTGGCAAGGGCATCCCCAATGTGGATTTGTTCATTGCCGATGCTAATGGTAACCGCTTGCCTCCCGAAACCCAGGGCGAAATTGTAGCCCGTGGCGCCAATATTATGCTCGGTTACTGGAATCATCCGGAAGAAACGCGTAAGGTGTTAAAGCACGGATTGTATTATACGGGCGATCTGGGCGTAATGGATGAAGAGGGGTTTATTTATGTGGTGGGACGCAGCAAGGATATGATTAAAATTGGCGGGAATCGGGCCAGCGCCAAAGAGATTGAAGACGCGCTATATGAGCACCCTCAGGTTGCCGATGCGGCGGTGATCGGCGTGGCTGATGACACTCTGGGCGAAGCGCCGAAGGCTTTTGTTGTTTTAAAAGATCGAGAATCTTCCAACATGGAAGAAACCTTGCGCAATTTTCTGGCAAAGCGTCTGGCCAGTTATAAAATCCCCAAATATTTTGAATTCAGAGAAAATTTGCCCAAGAATAAATCGGGCAAAATTCAGAAGCTGAAGTTGGTGGAAGAGGAAAAGCAAAAACAGTAG
- a CDS encoding response regulator codes for MKKNQIFVWLLVLSSTLFAQKFSVEYYNYEDGLPSDLIKQTIQDNLGFVWFATDGGLARFDGLRFKVFDRQLPSRYVKSIFPLKKDTLMVCTDQGLVLVKERSIKVDITPIFKTSPDLSDSALYYPKSIYRDHKNNLWISEPNSVARILPGNKIKRYRFPDYVESKSYLNSFFFLENERQDLLLLSQSGFAFFYDSKSDSFIQVSIKSRSPFYAINDVYKLENDRCFLATSQGVYELSFSDPTALRARLRFKIKNVLSLTIDRAGYLWMGTSGSGLYYSPDWQKSSAVISFDKLKFKVINDLYVSKGGEIWAGSDNGVALIYKPFFEKIVGFSNYAIQNLAYDGQKHIVATNGQEVYQLSEHPGRYQLKLRLKSSDALFSTIGVNSREIVLGNFNGNITLLRKGLRRNIPLVTNHTVFSLATDRDNTIWITQGDFKGLTRLRPPKNIEVVDERSGLQGFPVVVKAFSNKLYIGGSGDSTYLYEYRLNQKKLVNLSLPLNKLENITPVVYDIALSAQDSTIFLASNLGIIKIKNTTASILRLDRKRAARSVLVDRQNRLWVGTDHGAYCIMDTVKIYFDDLAGFENQTFAFRSVALDTQDKIYFGTYDGIYRQQMDSFTIKKTSSPQIVDLIINEAHHLSLKDLKQGLEYKTTLRVLVAALMFPAHKVEYQWRIPGVNNTWSAPDARSEILVSNLPIGNFELQIRARQIGKAWSPVFSLPLRINAPWYLSKWLIILLASLFVLMILISTQLYYERRARKKIAGHLEKSEFQLKTIISNTPIILFLIDTKGTVTFAQGRGLNELEEEFKPLVGQNICRQSHSGSGLEEDCRRALNGESFESIRKLGKKYYRFWFSPIKDGKNKIEGALGVAIDITELKETESRLRHAIIQAEASNKAKSEFIANMSHELRTPLNAIIGLIDLMDQSNLNETQKEFLQTVKFSARELLKIINQILDFSKIESGKLELEFIPFDLEQLVTHIANAFSIMARQKGLTFKLEWDKNNPKHVKGDPTRLGQVLINLIGNAIKFTEKGSVTLKVIKKNESENEIDFLFVVQDTGIGIPQDKIDKIFNSFEQVDSSLTRKFGGTGLGLTITSRLIEMMGSKIKVASQPDVGTTFEFELTFPKVKDQKVEELPDFSLFLTHEQPRLSSEMMIKESEPQKETKEDEVTILLVEDNVINQRVAKRMVENMGYKVEVANHGQEALDMMKNKKYDLVLLDVQMPVLDGLRTAQKIRVKELNTEEHIPIIAMTAHAQKEDRDRCLEAGMDDYLSKPINMKMLEEKINHYLKNAKNS; via the coding sequence ATGAAAAAAAATCAAATTTTTGTCTGGCTGTTAGTTTTAAGCAGTACTTTGTTTGCCCAAAAATTTTCTGTTGAATACTACAATTATGAAGACGGGCTGCCTTCGGACCTGATCAAGCAAACCATCCAGGACAACTTAGGGTTTGTCTGGTTTGCAACCGACGGAGGACTGGCGCGCTTTGACGGCTTAAGATTTAAAGTGTTTGACAGACAACTGCCCAGCAGGTATGTAAAAAGCATCTTCCCTTTAAAAAAGGATACCTTAATGGTTTGCACCGACCAGGGCCTTGTTTTAGTGAAAGAACGCTCCATTAAGGTTGACATTACGCCCATATTCAAAACATCGCCTGACTTGAGCGACAGCGCTTTATATTATCCAAAATCGATTTACCGCGACCATAAAAATAATTTATGGATCAGCGAGCCGAATTCTGTAGCGCGCATTTTACCAGGCAATAAAATTAAACGCTACCGTTTTCCGGACTACGTTGAATCAAAAAGTTATTTAAACTCTTTTTTCTTCCTGGAAAATGAACGACAGGATTTACTGCTTCTTTCACAATCCGGTTTTGCTTTTTTTTACGACAGCAAATCGGATAGTTTTATTCAGGTTAGCATAAAATCGCGTTCCCCCTTCTACGCCATAAACGATGTGTATAAACTTGAAAACGATCGTTGCTTTTTAGCCACTTCGCAGGGCGTTTACGAGCTTTCTTTTAGCGACCCTACAGCGCTCCGGGCTCGACTGCGTTTTAAAATAAAAAATGTGCTGTCGCTGACCATAGATCGGGCAGGATATCTGTGGATGGGAACGTCCGGTTCCGGTTTATATTACTCGCCCGACTGGCAAAAAAGCTCCGCTGTAATATCTTTTGATAAATTGAAATTCAAGGTGATTAATGATCTGTATGTTTCAAAGGGCGGGGAAATCTGGGCAGGCAGCGATAACGGCGTGGCCTTAATTTATAAGCCGTTTTTTGAAAAAATTGTTGGATTTTCGAATTACGCCATTCAAAACCTGGCGTATGACGGGCAAAAACACATTGTTGCAACAAACGGCCAGGAAGTCTATCAACTATCGGAACATCCCGGACGTTATCAATTAAAATTACGTCTCAAAAGCTCAGACGCCTTATTCTCAACCATCGGAGTGAATTCAAGAGAAATTGTTCTGGGAAATTTTAACGGAAATATCACGTTGCTCAGAAAAGGACTTAGGCGCAACATTCCGCTTGTTACAAATCATACGGTTTTTTCTCTGGCAACTGATCGTGACAATACCATCTGGATTACCCAGGGCGATTTTAAGGGTTTAACACGCTTACGTCCGCCCAAAAACATTGAAGTTGTGGACGAACGATCGGGGTTGCAGGGATTTCCTGTTGTGGTAAAGGCCTTCTCAAATAAATTATACATCGGAGGTAGCGGCGATTCAACCTATCTTTATGAATACCGTTTAAACCAAAAAAAGTTGGTGAATCTTAGTTTACCCTTAAACAAATTGGAAAATATTACGCCTGTGGTTTACGACATTGCGCTTTCGGCTCAGGATTCTACCATTTTTCTGGCCTCAAACCTTGGAATCATCAAAATCAAAAACACAACAGCAAGCATTTTACGACTGGACAGAAAGCGGGCGGCGCGTTCGGTGCTGGTTGATCGGCAAAATCGCCTTTGGGTGGGCACGGATCACGGCGCCTACTGCATCATGGACACCGTTAAAATATATTTTGACGATCTGGCTGGATTCGAAAATCAGACGTTTGCCTTCCGCTCCGTCGCCCTGGATACTCAGGATAAAATCTATTTTGGAACTTACGACGGAATATATCGGCAACAAATGGATTCTTTTACAATCAAAAAAACCTCTTCCCCTCAAATCGTTGATCTGATTATTAACGAAGCGCACCATCTTTCTCTAAAAGACTTAAAACAAGGGCTGGAATATAAAACGACATTAAGGGTATTGGTTGCCGCTTTGATGTTCCCTGCGCACAAGGTTGAGTATCAATGGCGGATTCCGGGCGTTAACAATACCTGGTCGGCGCCAGACGCTCGCTCAGAAATTTTAGTAAGTAATTTACCCATAGGCAATTTTGAACTTCAGATACGGGCAAGGCAAATAGGAAAAGCCTGGAGCCCTGTTTTTAGCCTGCCGTTGCGCATAAACGCTCCCTGGTATCTCTCAAAATGGCTGATCATTCTGCTGGCTTCTTTGTTTGTATTGATGATCTTAATTTCCACTCAATTGTATTATGAACGTCGCGCCCGAAAAAAAATAGCCGGGCACCTGGAAAAAAGTGAATTTCAGCTAAAAACCATTATAAGTAACACACCCATCATTTTATTTTTGATTGATACCAAAGGCACGGTAACTTTTGCCCAGGGGCGGGGATTAAATGAACTGGAGGAAGAATTTAAGCCGCTTGTCGGTCAAAATATCTGTCGTCAATCTCATAGCGGAAGCGGATTAGAAGAAGACTGTAGAAGAGCGCTTAATGGAGAGTCCTTTGAAAGCATCCGGAAATTGGGCAAAAAATATTACCGCTTCTGGTTTTCCCCTATTAAGGATGGAAAGAATAAGATCGAAGGGGCTTTAGGCGTGGCCATTGATATTACAGAGTTAAAGGAAACCGAATCTCGTTTGCGCCATGCCATTATTCAGGCCGAAGCATCGAATAAAGCCAAATCGGAATTTATCGCTAATATGAGTCATGAATTGCGGACTCCGCTCAACGCCATTATCGGGCTGATCGATCTAATGGATCAGTCAAACCTTAACGAAACGCAAAAAGAGTTTTTACAAACGGTAAAATTTTCGGCCAGGGAACTTTTGAAAATCATCAATCAGATTCTGGATTTCAGCAAAATTGAATCCGGAAAGCTGGAATTGGAGTTCATTCCTTTTGATCTGGAACAACTGGTAACGCACATCGCCAATGCTTTTTCCATAATGGCCCGGCAAAAAGGCCTGACGTTTAAACTGGAATGGGATAAAAATAACCCCAAACATGTAAAAGGCGATCCCACGCGCTTGGGGCAGGTATTGATTAATCTGATCGGCAATGCCATAAAATTTACAGAAAAAGGAAGCGTGACGCTTAAAGTAATCAAGAAAAATGAAAGCGAAAATGAAATAGATTTTCTCTTTGTGGTTCAGGATACGGGCATCGGAATTCCTCAAGATAAGATTGATAAAATCTTTAACTCTTTTGAACAGGTAGATTCATCATTAACGCGTAAATTTGGCGGTACGGGATTGGGGCTTACCATTACCTCCAGATTAATCGAGATGATGGGAAGCAAAATTAAGGTGGCCAGCCAGCCAGATGTGGGAACGACTTTTGAATTTGAGCTGACGTTTCCCAAGGTCAAGGATCAAAAAGTTGAGGAGCTGCCCGATTTTTCGTTGTTTCTTACTCATGAGCAACCGCGCTTAAGTTCTGAAATGATGATCAAAGAATCCGAACCGCAAAAGGAGACGAAAGAGGACGAAGTAACGATTTTATTGGTAGAAGACAACGTTATCAATCAACGTGTGGCCAAGCGCATGGTTGAAAATATGGGCTACAAGGTAGAAGTGGCCAACCATGGGCAGGAAGCGCTTGATATGATGAAGAATAAAAAATATGACCTGGTTTTGCTGGACGTGCAGATGCCGGTGCTGGATGGTTTACGAACCGCACAAAAAATTCGCGTTAAAGAGTTAAATACCGAAGAACACATCCCGATTATTGCCATGACCGCACACGCCCAGAAAGAAGACCGCGATCGCTGTCTGGAAGCGGGAATGGACGATTACCTTTCCAAGCCGATTAACATGAAAATGCTGGAAGAGAAAATTAACCACTATTTAAAAAATGCAAAAAATAGTTAA
- a CDS encoding menaquinone biosynthesis family protein — translation MQRIRIAHSPDSDDAFMFYALAKEKIDTGGFVFEHILKDIQTLNEEALRGVYEVSAISIHAYPKVADKYMLLPTGSSMGDQYGPMIIAKQNLTKEDLKQKVIAVPGEMTTAFLALKLFLPEAQYKVVPFDQIMPAVLEDQFEAGLIIHEGQLTYSEKGLVKIVDLGEWWYEDTGLPLPLGGNVIRKDLGLETMKKVSRLIRQSIQYSLDHREEALEYALQFAGDMASDLADRFVGMYVNHWTLDYGDIGRKAVRTLLQRGFEAGIIKNRPQVEFLED, via the coding sequence ATGCAAAGAATTCGCATTGCACACAGTCCTGACTCTGATGATGCGTTTATGTTTTATGCCCTGGCCAAAGAAAAGATTGATACCGGGGGTTTTGTTTTTGAACATATCTTAAAAGATATTCAGACGCTAAACGAAGAGGCATTAAGAGGCGTTTATGAAGTTTCGGCCATTTCCATCCATGCCTATCCCAAAGTTGCGGATAAATACATGCTACTGCCGACCGGTAGTTCCATGGGAGATCAATACGGCCCGATGATTATAGCCAAACAGAACTTAACTAAAGAGGACCTGAAGCAAAAAGTCATTGCCGTTCCTGGCGAAATGACAACGGCTTTTCTGGCTTTAAAGCTCTTTCTTCCTGAGGCCCAATACAAAGTTGTGCCGTTTGATCAGATCATGCCTGCCGTTCTGGAAGATCAATTTGAGGCGGGATTAATCATCCATGAGGGGCAGCTAACCTATTCCGAAAAAGGACTGGTTAAAATTGTTGATCTGGGGGAATGGTGGTATGAAGATACCGGCCTGCCGCTGCCGCTGGGCGGTAATGTAATCCGTAAAGATCTGGGGCTGGAGACGATGAAAAAAGTTTCCCGTTTAATCCGTCAAAGCATCCAATATTCGCTGGATCACCGTGAAGAAGCGCTGGAATATGCGCTGCAGTTTGCCGGCGATATGGCCTCTGATCTGGCAGACCGTTTTGTGGGTATGTACGTAAACCACTGGACGCTCGATTACGGCGACATTGGGCGAAAAGCTGTGAGAACTCTGCTGCAAAGAGGATTTGAAGCCGGGATCATCAAAAACAGGCCGCAGGTGGAGTTTCTGGAAGATTAG